In Haematobia irritans isolate KBUSLIRL chromosome 1, ASM5000362v1, whole genome shotgun sequence, a genomic segment contains:
- the LOC142228263 gene encoding uncharacterized protein LOC142228263 yields MDMDIREIPEVDENVATSIKTSLNRGSLDWEEVTEQWKKTFLLRRSELLKLSHTEFLSSWTKFAHAKAADLIEIDFEFLYPGKAHMLFSKWETFKSKIITYYQLNLNNDFCKQQLSKAKRTSNIEISIKSFDKHFRAYEVGSVKEQIQMKNINEFNTFPMHLYPINNGKVYARPKHVY; encoded by the exons ATGGATATGGATATACGCGAGATTCCAGAAGTGGATGAGAATGTAGCGACGTCCATTAAAACCAGTCTAAATCGGGGATCATTAGACTGGGAGGAAGTAACTGAACAGtggaagaaaacttttcttcTTAGACGAAGCGAACTGCTAAAATTATCGCATACAGAATTTTTATCTTCGTGGACTAAATTTGCTCATGCCAAAGCGGCAGACTTg ATTGAAATCGACTTTGAATTTTTGTACCCAGGGAAAGCCCATATGTTGTTTTCAAAGTGGGAAActtttaaatccaaaattatCACTTACTATCAATTAAATCTAAATAATGACTTCTGCAAGCAACAATTGTCGAAAGCAAAGAGGACCAGCAATATAG aaatttcaattaaaagtttcgaTAAACACTTCAGAGCCTATGAAGTTGGTTCAGTTAAAGAAcaaattcaaatgaaaaataTCAATGAATTCAATACATTTCCAATGCATTTGTATCCTATCAATAATGGGAAAGTATATGCCAGACCCAAACATGTATACTAg